From Triticum urartu cultivar G1812 chromosome 2, Tu2.1, whole genome shotgun sequence, a single genomic window includes:
- the LOC125537327 gene encoding uncharacterized protein LOC125537327, translating into MYEYGGGPDDSLRHSHVQLTEEDIVSMSTLLVNGKYEDCSVVELNPFCQLNPVPEANSDFWKVKYDHEAAKKAKAAAINAKKTTQRSKKKKKSIVEDLMKLDDTSDSEGPVRPWKQSNMRAAVKLGLKMSRLSFFKKLLRSVRMRRCLALLATHRSRNFRPSRLPLAKSKKTKVAKPVEDPPVLASDPARPSSPLTDPPADPPVDVEINPPELSFDETTMNPSATGPSSSANLPSPSAQDIQITGSHFIEPGNPTVLARCTAK; encoded by the exons atgtatgagtatggtggaggcccggatgactctcttcgtcacagccaCGTTCAATTGACAGAAGAAGATATTGTCTCAATGTCAACTCTTCTGGTGAACGGGAAATATGAAGATTGCAGTGTCGTCGAGTTAAACCCCTTCTGCCagcttaacccggtgccagaa GCCAACTCTGACTTCTGGAAAGTTAAGTATGACCACGAGGCTGCCAAGAAAGCGAAAGCCGCCGCCATAAACGCCAAGAAAACGACCCAGAGgtcgaaaaagaagaaaaagagcattgttgaagatttgatgaagcttgatgatacatctgactcggag GGGCCAGTTAGGCCatggaagcagag caacatgagagccgccgtcaagcttggactgaagaTGAGCCGGCTGTCATTCTTCAAGAAACTCCTCAGAAGCGTTCGAATGAG gaggtgtctcgctcttctggcgactcatcgcagtcgcaatttccggccttcaagactgcccctgg CTAAATCCAAGAAAACGAAGGTAGCTAAACCGGTGGAAGACCCGCCAGTGCTTGCATCTGACCCGGCCAGGCCATCTTCTCCATTAACCGACCCTCCAGCAGACCCGCCTGTTGATGTAGAAATAAATCCTCCTGAGCTGTCATTTGATGAAACCACTATGAACCCTTCTGCTACTGGACCATCAAGCTCAGCGAACCTGCCATCACCGTCTGCACAAGACATTCAGATCACCGGGAGCCACTTTATTGAACCAGGGAATCCAACCGTGCTGGCTCGGTGTACTGCAAAATAA